The following nucleotide sequence is from Salinigranum halophilum.
GTTCATCGCGGTCCTCGCGGGCAACGTCCTCGCGTTGACCGTCGGACACGACTACGCCCGCTGACGTCGGCCCTCGGCCCTCCACCGCATCCTCACCTCGTCGGCTTTCCGTCTGTCACTTCTGCTCCGGCCACTCCCGGCGCTCCGGTTCGACTTCGGTCCGCATTCGGTTCGACTTCGGTTGGACGTCAGTCGGCGTCGTCCCGCGTCGTCCGTTCCGCCGCATCGAGCGTGTCGAGCGAGATGGTGTTCGGGAGGAGCTCGCCGAGGGTGTACGCCGTCCGCTCGTCGCCCTCGTCACAGACGACGACCAGGTCGTCGTCGCAGAACTCCGCGAGCGTCTGCCGGCACATGCCACAGGGGGTGACGCCGTCGCGAACGCCGGAGGAGACGGCGATGCGCTCGAAGTCGTCGTGCCCGTTCTTGACCGCCTCCGCGATGGCGACCTCCTCCGCGTGGAGGCTGTTCGAGTAGTTGGCGTTCTCGATGTTACAGCCGGTGTAGACCGTCCCGTCGCCGGTGAGCAGCGCTGCGCCCACGCGGTACTCCGAGTACGGGACGTACGCGTCGGCGAGCACCTCGCGGGCGGCGTCGACGAGGTCGGCGTCGGTCGGCGGCGTCGTATCCGTCATACGCGGGGCTTCGACGCTGCCGGTCAAATATCTCGGGGTCTCTCGGGGACGCCCGGCGGTCGAGGAAGAAAGGGTCTATACCGTCGCTTCCCAACCTCTATCCGTGACTCCTGTGGCAGACGACAGTACCGACGGTCGTCGCATCTTCCTCGTCATCGTCGTAGCGGTGGTGCTTCTCGCCGGCGGCATCGGCTTCTTCGTCGGGGCGAACGGGGCGAGCGTCGCACCGACGATTACGGTGTTCGGTGGGTTCGACATCCCGACCACGCCGGCGACGATGACCCTCTACGGGATGGTGCTCGC
It contains:
- the cdd gene encoding cytidine deaminase, translated to MTDTTPPTDADLVDAAREVLADAYVPYSEYRVGAALLTGDGTVYTGCNIENANYSNSLHAEEVAIAEAVKNGHDDFERIAVSSGVRDGVTPCGMCRQTLAEFCDDDLVVVCDEGDERTAYTLGELLPNTISLDTLDAAERTTRDDAD
- a CDS encoding DUF7520 family protein; translation: MTPVADDSTDGRRIFLVIVVAVVLLAGGIGFFVGANGASVAPTITVFGGFDIPTTPATMTLYGMVLALVSLGVLLGLVTLASRFDDVGDTDRPD